A region from the Cannabis sativa cultivar Pink pepper isolate KNU-18-1 chromosome 9, ASM2916894v1, whole genome shotgun sequence genome encodes:
- the LOC115721917 gene encoding probable O-methyltransferase 3, with translation MEKLKSFRHLNNNIDLVLNEENSIELLRAQGHIWNQIFNFINSMSLKCAIQLGIPDIINNYGKPMTISQLKLALPINQKKSSCVYRLMRILTHSNFFALQKVEGREGEEEEGYVITDASKLLLKDNPMSVTPFLLAMLDPVITKPWDFLSNWFQNDDPTPFDTANGMTFWDYGSHQPNLARFFNDAMASDARLVTSVVIEKCRWVFEGVESLVDVGGGTGTVATTIATSFPQIQCSVLDLPHVVADLQGANNLVNFIGGDMFVEVPPTEVVLLKWILHDWNDEESVKILKKCKEAITKNNKKGGKVIIIDMKVENEKDEDDESYETQLFFDMLMMALVTGKERNEKEWAKLFKDAGFSDYKITPILGLRSLIEVYP, from the exons ATGGAGAAACTAAAGAGTTTTAGGCATCTTAACAATAATATAGATTTGGTTCTAAATGAGGAAAATAGCATAGAATTGCTAAGAGCTCAAGGCCACATATGGAACCAAATCTTCAACTTCATCAACTCCATGTCCTTAAAATGTGCCATTCAATTGGGTATTCCAGATATCATCAACAACTATGGAAAACCCATGACGATTTCTCAACTCAAACTTGCACTCCccataaaccaaaaaaaatcctCTTGTGTCTATCGCCTCATGCGAATTTTAACCCATTCTAACTTTTTTGCTCTACAAAAAGTAGAAGGaagagaaggagaagaagaagaaggttaTGTTATAACTGACGCTTCCAAATTGTTACTCAAGGACAATCCTATGAGTGTCACACCCTTTTTGTTAGCCATGCTCGATCCTGTGATAACTAAGCCCTGGGATTTTCTCAGCAACTGGTTCCAAAACGACGATCCTACACCGTTTGACACGGCTAATGGGATGACGTTTTGGGATTATGGTAGCCATCAACCAAATCTAGCGAGATTCTTCAACGATGCCATGGCTAGCGATGCACGATTGGTGACGAGTGTGGTGATCGAAAAGTGTAGATGGGTGTTTGAGGGAGTGGAGTCATTAGTTGATGTTGGCGGGGGGACCGGAACTGTGGCCACAACCATTGCAACTAGTTTTCCCCAAATTCAATGCTCTGTTTTGGATTTACCACATGTTGTAGCTGATTTACAAGGTGCAAATAACCTAGTCAATTTTATTGGTGGAGACATGTTTGTTGAAGTTCCTCCAACTGAAGTAGTTTTGTTGAAG TGGATATTACATGATTGGAATGACGAAGAAAGTGtgaaaatattaaagaaatgcaaAGAGGCCATAACCAAGAATAATAAGAAAGGAGGGAAAGTGATCATAATAGACATGAAAGTCGAAAATGAGAAAGATGAAGACGACGAGTCATATGAAACTCAACTCTTTTTCGACATGTTGATGATGGCGTTGGTCACTGGAAAAGAAAGGAATGAAAAAGAATGGGCTAAGCTTTTTAAAGATGCAGGCTTTTCGGATTATAAGATTACACCTATTTTAGGTCTAAGATCTCTTATTGAGGTTTatccataa